The proteins below are encoded in one region of Scomber japonicus isolate fScoJap1 chromosome 2, fScoJap1.pri, whole genome shotgun sequence:
- the LOC128369238 gene encoding transmembrane protein 121-like, with product MVNPRPAANKSHVCLTAVLILVSLALMDAYLVEQNPGSRRIGVCVTVLAGDACFLIVLRYVSIWAGSEVHTARRGYAMMLWFFYIFILEIKVYFVYQNYKSEDAEAMDAGASRRALTLLLSVFMPIVFITLAAIDHLEYLRLYKKREEIRSRLFWVVLDLLDVVDVQANLWELQGDGLPLWVEGFTFFYCYILLLVLPCVSLSEISMQGVNIVPHKMMLYPILSLATINVITLLIRGGNLLIYGDIRVSGIMMGKNVIAIVVKSCSLVQYRRNQPASPPADRGSDMQKNSLGDVHVFKTQPVPVLPRVVIEDFTSIPEEEEEECDDSEQT from the coding sequence ATGGTGAACCCGCGACCTGCTGCTAACAAGTCCCACGTCTGCCTCACGGCCGTCCTGATCTTGGTCAGCTTGGCGCTCATGGACGCCTACCTGGTGGAGCAGAATCCGGGTTCCAGGAGGATCGGCGTGTGCGTGACCGTGCTGGCAGGTGATGCGTGTTTCCTCATCGTGCTTCGATACGTCTCCATCTGGGCCGGGTCGGAGGTGCACACAGCCAGACGAGGCTACGCCATGATGCTCTGGTTCTTCTACATCTTCATCCTGGAGATCAAAGTCTACTTCGTTTATCAGAACTACAAATCTGAGGATGCCGAAGCGATGGACGCAGGTGCATCCAGGAGAGCTCTGACGTTGCTGCTGTCAGTCTTCATGCCCATCGTGTTCATAACACTGGCAGCAATCGACCATTTGGAGTATTTGAGGCTGTataagaagagagaggagataaGGAGTCGTCTCTTCTGGGTGGTGTTGGACCTGCTGGATGTTGTGGATGTTCAGGCCAACCTGTGGGAGCTTCAGGGTGACGGTCTCCCCCTGTGGGTGGAGGGCTTCACCTTCTTCTACTGCTACATCCTCCTGCTGGTGTTACCTTGTGTCTCCCTGAGTGAAATCAGCATGCAGGGTGTGAACATCGTCCCACACAAAATGATGCTCTACCCCATCCTCAGTCTCGCTACAATAAACGTCATCACCCTCCTGATTCGGGGGGGAAACCTGCTGATTTACGGCGACATCCGAGTCTCGGGGATCATGATGGGAAAGAATGTGATCGCCATCGTGGTGAAGAGCTGCAGTCTGGTGCAGTACAGAAGGAACCAGCCGGCTTCTCCTCCTGCAGATCGAGGCTCCGACATGCAGAAGAACTCTCTGGGCGATGTCCACGTATTCAAGACTCAGCCTGTGCCGGTGCTACCAAGGGTCGTGATCGAGGACTTCACCTCCATaccagaggaagaggaggaggagtgtgatgACAGTGAGCAAACATGA